One window from the genome of Magnolia sinica isolate HGM2019 chromosome 4, MsV1, whole genome shotgun sequence encodes:
- the LOC131242538 gene encoding small ribosomal subunit protein uS13c translates to MAQTLAMPISPSISIVSKGGNPSFCLPNPSTISFPSNPSSSLNYRGLSIRCARVGGVEIPNNKRIESSLQYIHGIGRTRARQILCDLTMQNKVTKDLSEHELIIIRDEVSKYMIEGDLRRFNALQIRRLKEIQCYRGIRHIQGLPCRGQHTKNNCRTLKGKRVSIAGKKKTR, encoded by the exons ATGGCTCAAACACTAGCAATGCCAATCTCTCCATCTATTTCAATAGTCAGCAAAGGAGGAAACCCTTCCTTTTGTCTTCCAAATCCTTCCACCATTTCCTTCCCTTCTAATCCCTCTTCCTCTCTCAAC TATCGGGGGCTAAGCATAAGGTGCGCTCGTGTAGGAGGGGTGGAGATCCCGAACAACAAGAGGATAGAGAGCTCTCTGCAGTACATACACGGCATAGGGCGGACGAGGGCCCGACAGATCCTATGCGACCTGACCATGCAGAACAAGGTCACCAAAGACCTCTCTGAACATGAGCTCATCATCATTCGTGATGAAGTCTCCAAGTACATGATCGAAGGCGACCtc AGGCGTTTCAATGCCCTTCAGATTCGGAGGTTGAAGGAGATCCAATGCTATAGAGGGATTCGCCATATTCAAGGGCTGCCTTGCAGAGGGCAGCACACAAAGAACAATTGCCGCACGTTGAAGGGTAAGAGGGTCTCGATTGCCGGCAAGAAGAAGACTCGTTAA